In Sphingomonas sp. Leaf357, a single genomic region encodes these proteins:
- a CDS encoding sensor histidine kinase, translated as MTAETITMEAPTATNHRFSVMPFVELVVLIVAIAIAVGSYFLLKSSGTPQNILTPPVVAFLLVSNLLPGIALLVLLGRRIAVRRAARSPIGGRARLHVQLVAMFSLIAAVPTLLVVIFASLLFQYGVEFWSSQRTAALVGNARSLVQENFQREVERVEGNAIAMGPDLVGYLQTIPIDAKRFQELLFLQTYNRELSEAMIVRKGEANPLIVLNPYGRSTENIISRAVMDRLDRGEQVVPITDNKRVGAAVKLAFGKDTYLYTSRLIEDRLAVQLKRGDAIIADYSALQTRSRALQLRFNAALMVVSLLIVGIAVWIALVVADRLVRPVGELVAAAHKVASGDLTARVPRPGTNDEFGTLANAFNVMTDRLQAQTGALESRRALIEAVMSGVSAGVVSIAGDGTIRLINRSAAELLNTGEDSPVGRQLADIAPELAALIDTDQRDAIVEVDAHGEARTLAVRIARAAAGPILTFDDITQQLLDQRRAAWSDVARRIAHEIKNPLTPIQLAAERLQRRYGKQIVNDDGTFARLTETIIRQVGDLRRMVDEFSSFARMPKPLFKRESLVDIARQAQFLHEVAHPGVRVALEHDRKAIDLVCDRRQIGQALTNIVKNAIEAIEARDAEDGEVIMTLSGDPARQVTVEISDNGVGLPAARDRIVEPYMTTRARGTGLGLAIVNKIVEEHCGTMTFADREGGGTLVTMRFDAAALARLDTGSDAEDEDDVGRRPSDLKIRT; from the coding sequence AAGCCCCGACAGCGACGAACCACCGGTTCAGCGTGATGCCCTTCGTCGAACTGGTCGTGCTCATCGTCGCGATCGCGATCGCGGTGGGGAGTTATTTCCTGCTCAAGTCCAGTGGGACGCCACAAAACATCCTGACGCCGCCGGTCGTCGCCTTCCTGCTGGTCTCCAACCTGCTGCCCGGAATCGCGTTGCTGGTGCTGCTGGGCCGGCGCATTGCGGTGCGGCGCGCGGCACGATCGCCGATCGGTGGCAGGGCCAGGCTGCACGTCCAACTCGTCGCGATGTTCTCGCTGATCGCCGCCGTGCCGACCTTGCTGGTGGTGATCTTCGCCTCCTTGCTGTTCCAGTACGGCGTCGAATTCTGGTCGTCGCAGCGCACCGCCGCCTTGGTCGGCAACGCCCGGTCGCTGGTGCAGGAGAATTTCCAGCGCGAGGTGGAGCGCGTCGAGGGCAATGCGATCGCGATGGGGCCGGATCTGGTCGGCTATCTCCAGACCATCCCGATCGATGCCAAGCGTTTCCAGGAATTGCTGTTCCTTCAGACCTATAATCGCGAACTTTCCGAAGCTATGATCGTCCGCAAGGGCGAGGCCAACCCGTTGATCGTGCTCAACCCGTACGGCCGATCGACCGAGAACATCATCAGCCGCGCGGTGATGGACCGGCTGGATCGCGGTGAGCAGGTCGTGCCGATCACCGACAACAAGCGAGTCGGCGCGGCGGTGAAACTGGCGTTCGGCAAGGATACGTACCTCTACACTTCGCGACTGATCGAGGATCGGCTGGCGGTACAGCTCAAGCGCGGCGACGCGATCATCGCCGATTACAGCGCGTTGCAGACCCGCTCGCGTGCGCTGCAGCTTCGCTTCAATGCGGCGCTGATGGTCGTGTCGCTGCTCATCGTTGGCATAGCGGTGTGGATTGCGTTGGTCGTCGCCGATCGGCTGGTGCGGCCGGTCGGCGAGTTGGTCGCGGCGGCGCACAAGGTGGCCTCGGGCGATCTTACCGCGCGTGTGCCCCGCCCGGGCACGAACGACGAGTTCGGCACGCTGGCCAACGCCTTCAACGTGATGACCGACCGGTTGCAGGCGCAGACCGGCGCGCTTGAAAGCCGCCGGGCGCTGATCGAGGCGGTGATGTCCGGGGTCAGCGCGGGAGTCGTCTCGATCGCCGGCGATGGCACGATCCGGCTGATCAACCGGTCTGCGGCGGAATTGCTCAACACCGGCGAGGATAGCCCTGTAGGACGCCAACTGGCCGATATCGCCCCCGAACTCGCCGCGTTGATCGATACCGATCAGCGCGATGCGATCGTCGAGGTCGATGCGCATGGCGAGGCACGCACGCTGGCGGTGCGCATCGCCCGCGCCGCCGCCGGGCCGATCCTCACCTTCGACGACATCACCCAGCAATTGCTCGATCAGCGCCGCGCCGCCTGGTCGGACGTCGCGCGCCGCATCGCGCACGAGATCAAGAACCCGCTGACCCCGATCCAGCTCGCCGCCGAACGCTTGCAGCGCCGCTACGGCAAGCAGATCGTCAACGACGACGGTACGTTCGCTCGCCTGACCGAGACGATCATTCGCCAGGTCGGCGATCTGCGCCGCATGGTCGACGAATTCTCGTCCTTCGCGCGCATGCCCAAGCCGCTGTTCAAGCGCGAATCGCTGGTGGACATCGCCCGCCAGGCGCAGTTCCTGCACGAGGTCGCGCATCCCGGCGTTCGGGTCGCGCTGGAGCACGATCGCAAAGCGATCGATCTGGTATGCGATCGGCGTCAGATCGGGCAGGCGCTGACCAATATCGTCAAGAACGCGATCGAGGCGATCGAGGCCAGGGACGCCGAGGATGGCGAGGTCATCATGACCCTGTCCGGCGATCCGGCGCGGCAGGTGACCGTGGAGATTTCCGACAATGGCGTCGGCCTGCCCGCCGCGCGCGACCGCATCGTCGAACCCTATATGACGACGCGGGCGCGCGGTACCGGGCTAGGACTCGCGATCGTCAACAAGATCGTCGAGGAGCATTGCGGCACGATGACCTTCGCCGACCGCGAGGGCGGTGGCACCCTCGTTACGATGCGGTTCGATGCCGCCGCGCTCGCCCGGCTCGACACCGGCAGCGACGCCGAAGACGAAGACGATGTCGGCCGTCGCCCCTCAGACCTCAAGATACGGACATAA